Proteins encoded within one genomic window of Suricata suricatta isolate VVHF042 chromosome 17, meerkat_22Aug2017_6uvM2_HiC, whole genome shotgun sequence:
- the ZPBP2 gene encoding zona pellucida-binding protein 2 isoform X3 translates to MFGALLLFTSCQTVGRYLLLKLYVKLHDNSPILVCMDFKRAKKEIVDPTYIWIGPNDKPLTENNQINITKTGKLMVKDFLEASSGPYTCTLSYKTVKAETQEETIVKQRYDFMIFAYREPDYSYKMAVRFTTKSCEGKYNDLLFRVLKKILDNLMSDLSCHVIEPSYKCHFVKIPKHGLIHELFIAFQVNPFAPGWKGACNDSADCEDITNHNILQARDRIEEFFRSQAYIYYHDFNKTIPAMHFVDHSFHVVRMDSCRPGFGKNEGLHSNCASCCGNYKI, encoded by the exons ATGTTTGGAGCCCTTCTCCTTTTCACCAGCTGCCAAACTGTGGGACGGTACCTTCTTT tgaaattatatgtaaaattacaTGACAATAGCCCAATCCTTGTCTGTATGGATTTTAAACGTGCGAAAAAAGAAATAGTGGATCCTACCTACATATGGATTGGGCCTAATGACAAGCCATTAACAG aaaataatcaaataaatataactaaaacaGGAAAGCTGATGGTGAAAGATTTTCTGGAGGCTTCGTCTGGACCTTACACATGCACTCTTTCTTATAAGACTGTCAAAGCAGAAACCCAGGAAGAAACAATAGTAAAGCAGAGATATGACTTTATGATCTTTG cctatcGGGAACCTGATTATTCATATAAGATGGCTGTACGTTTTACCACAAAGTCTTGTGAAGGAAAATATAATGACCTGCTTTTTAGAGTGCTGAAGAAAATCTTGGATAATTTAATGTCTGATTTGTCATGCCATGTCATAGAACCATCATATAAATGCCATTTTGTTAAAATTCCAAAACATGGCCTCATACATGAGCTATTTATAGCCTTtcaag ttaATCCTTTTGCACCAGGGTGGAAAGGTGCATGCAATGATTCTGCTGACTGTGAAGATATCACTAATCATAATATCCTCCAG gCAAGAGATCGGATAGAAGAATTTTTCCGGAGCCAAGCATATATTTACTACCACGACTTTAATAAAACTATACCAGCTATGCATTTTGTGGACCACAGTTTTCACGTAGTACGTATGGATAGCTGTCGTCCAGGCTTTGGAAAAAATGAAGGTCTACACAGTAATTGTGCTAGCTGTTGcggtaattataaaatataa
- the ZPBP2 gene encoding zona pellucida-binding protein 2 isoform X4 has translation MRAWVLLSAVLWYLTGVKLYVKLHDNSPILVCMDFKRAKKEIVDPTYIWIGPNDKPLTENNQINITKTGKLMVKDFLEASSGPYTCTLSYKTVKAETQEETIVKQRYDFMIFAYREPDYSYKMAVRFTTKSCEGKYNDLLFRVLKKILDNLMSDLSCHVIEPSYKCHFVKIPKHGLIHELFIAFQVNPFAPGWKGACNDSADCEDITNHNILQARDRIEEFFRSQAYIYYHDFNKTIPAMHFVDHSFHVVRMDSCRPGFGKNEGLHSNCASCCGNYKI, from the exons ATGCGGGCGTGGGTCCTACTCTCCGCGGTGCTCTGGTACCTCACTGGAG tgaaattatatgtaaaattacaTGACAATAGCCCAATCCTTGTCTGTATGGATTTTAAACGTGCGAAAAAAGAAATAGTGGATCCTACCTACATATGGATTGGGCCTAATGACAAGCCATTAACAG aaaataatcaaataaatataactaaaacaGGAAAGCTGATGGTGAAAGATTTTCTGGAGGCTTCGTCTGGACCTTACACATGCACTCTTTCTTATAAGACTGTCAAAGCAGAAACCCAGGAAGAAACAATAGTAAAGCAGAGATATGACTTTATGATCTTTG cctatcGGGAACCTGATTATTCATATAAGATGGCTGTACGTTTTACCACAAAGTCTTGTGAAGGAAAATATAATGACCTGCTTTTTAGAGTGCTGAAGAAAATCTTGGATAATTTAATGTCTGATTTGTCATGCCATGTCATAGAACCATCATATAAATGCCATTTTGTTAAAATTCCAAAACATGGCCTCATACATGAGCTATTTATAGCCTTtcaag ttaATCCTTTTGCACCAGGGTGGAAAGGTGCATGCAATGATTCTGCTGACTGTGAAGATATCACTAATCATAATATCCTCCAG gCAAGAGATCGGATAGAAGAATTTTTCCGGAGCCAAGCATATATTTACTACCACGACTTTAATAAAACTATACCAGCTATGCATTTTGTGGACCACAGTTTTCACGTAGTACGTATGGATAGCTGTCGTCCAGGCTTTGGAAAAAATGAAGGTCTACACAGTAATTGTGCTAGCTGTTGcggtaattataaaatataa
- the ZPBP2 gene encoding zona pellucida-binding protein 2 isoform X1, whose protein sequence is MRAWVLLSAVLWYLTGVGGQRSSELTGNGLVYGKPGHPVKLYVKLHDNSPILVCMDFKRAKKEIVDPTYIWIGPNDKPLTENNQINITKTGKLMVKDFLEASSGPYTCTLSYKTVKAETQEETIVKQRYDFMIFAYREPDYSYKMAVRFTTKSCEGKYNDLLFRVLKKILDNLMSDLSCHVIEPSYKCHFVKIPKHGLIHELFIAFQVNPFAPGWKGACNDSADCEDITNHNILQARDRIEEFFRSQAYIYYHDFNKTIPAMHFVDHSFHVVRMDSCRPGFGKNEGLHSNCASCCGNYKI, encoded by the exons ATGCGGGCGTGGGTCCTACTCTCCGCGGTGCTCTGGTACCTCACTGGAG TTGGAGGTCAGCGTTCTTCCGAACTCACGGGGAACGGCTTAGTTTACGGCAAGCCGGGACACCCAG tgaaattatatgtaaaattacaTGACAATAGCCCAATCCTTGTCTGTATGGATTTTAAACGTGCGAAAAAAGAAATAGTGGATCCTACCTACATATGGATTGGGCCTAATGACAAGCCATTAACAG aaaataatcaaataaatataactaaaacaGGAAAGCTGATGGTGAAAGATTTTCTGGAGGCTTCGTCTGGACCTTACACATGCACTCTTTCTTATAAGACTGTCAAAGCAGAAACCCAGGAAGAAACAATAGTAAAGCAGAGATATGACTTTATGATCTTTG cctatcGGGAACCTGATTATTCATATAAGATGGCTGTACGTTTTACCACAAAGTCTTGTGAAGGAAAATATAATGACCTGCTTTTTAGAGTGCTGAAGAAAATCTTGGATAATTTAATGTCTGATTTGTCATGCCATGTCATAGAACCATCATATAAATGCCATTTTGTTAAAATTCCAAAACATGGCCTCATACATGAGCTATTTATAGCCTTtcaag ttaATCCTTTTGCACCAGGGTGGAAAGGTGCATGCAATGATTCTGCTGACTGTGAAGATATCACTAATCATAATATCCTCCAG gCAAGAGATCGGATAGAAGAATTTTTCCGGAGCCAAGCATATATTTACTACCACGACTTTAATAAAACTATACCAGCTATGCATTTTGTGGACCACAGTTTTCACGTAGTACGTATGGATAGCTGTCGTCCAGGCTTTGGAAAAAATGAAGGTCTACACAGTAATTGTGCTAGCTGTTGcggtaattataaaatataa
- the ZPBP2 gene encoding zona pellucida-binding protein 2 isoform X6: MDFKRAKKEIVDPTYIWIGPNDKPLTENNQINITKTGKLMVKDFLEASSGPYTCTLSYKTVKAETQEETIVKQRYDFMIFAYREPDYSYKMAVRFTTKSCEGKYNDLLFRVLKKILDNLMSDLSCHVIEPSYKCHFVKIPKHGLIHELFIAFQVNPFAPGWKGACNDSADCEDITNHNILQARDRIEEFFRSQAYIYYHDFNKTIPAMHFVDHSFHVVRMDSCRPGFGKNEGLHSNCASCCGNYKI; this comes from the exons ATGGATTTTAAACGTGCGAAAAAAGAAATAGTGGATCCTACCTACATATGGATTGGGCCTAATGACAAGCCATTAACAG aaaataatcaaataaatataactaaaacaGGAAAGCTGATGGTGAAAGATTTTCTGGAGGCTTCGTCTGGACCTTACACATGCACTCTTTCTTATAAGACTGTCAAAGCAGAAACCCAGGAAGAAACAATAGTAAAGCAGAGATATGACTTTATGATCTTTG cctatcGGGAACCTGATTATTCATATAAGATGGCTGTACGTTTTACCACAAAGTCTTGTGAAGGAAAATATAATGACCTGCTTTTTAGAGTGCTGAAGAAAATCTTGGATAATTTAATGTCTGATTTGTCATGCCATGTCATAGAACCATCATATAAATGCCATTTTGTTAAAATTCCAAAACATGGCCTCATACATGAGCTATTTATAGCCTTtcaag ttaATCCTTTTGCACCAGGGTGGAAAGGTGCATGCAATGATTCTGCTGACTGTGAAGATATCACTAATCATAATATCCTCCAG gCAAGAGATCGGATAGAAGAATTTTTCCGGAGCCAAGCATATATTTACTACCACGACTTTAATAAAACTATACCAGCTATGCATTTTGTGGACCACAGTTTTCACGTAGTACGTATGGATAGCTGTCGTCCAGGCTTTGGAAAAAATGAAGGTCTACACAGTAATTGTGCTAGCTGTTGcggtaattataaaatataa
- the ZPBP2 gene encoding zona pellucida-binding protein 2 isoform X5, translating into MKLYVKLHDNSPILVCMDFKRAKKEIVDPTYIWIGPNDKPLTENNQINITKTGKLMVKDFLEASSGPYTCTLSYKTVKAETQEETIVKQRYDFMIFAYREPDYSYKMAVRFTTKSCEGKYNDLLFRVLKKILDNLMSDLSCHVIEPSYKCHFVKIPKHGLIHELFIAFQVNPFAPGWKGACNDSADCEDITNHNILQARDRIEEFFRSQAYIYYHDFNKTIPAMHFVDHSFHVVRMDSCRPGFGKNEGLHSNCASCCGNYKI; encoded by the exons A tgaaattatatgtaaaattacaTGACAATAGCCCAATCCTTGTCTGTATGGATTTTAAACGTGCGAAAAAAGAAATAGTGGATCCTACCTACATATGGATTGGGCCTAATGACAAGCCATTAACAG aaaataatcaaataaatataactaaaacaGGAAAGCTGATGGTGAAAGATTTTCTGGAGGCTTCGTCTGGACCTTACACATGCACTCTTTCTTATAAGACTGTCAAAGCAGAAACCCAGGAAGAAACAATAGTAAAGCAGAGATATGACTTTATGATCTTTG cctatcGGGAACCTGATTATTCATATAAGATGGCTGTACGTTTTACCACAAAGTCTTGTGAAGGAAAATATAATGACCTGCTTTTTAGAGTGCTGAAGAAAATCTTGGATAATTTAATGTCTGATTTGTCATGCCATGTCATAGAACCATCATATAAATGCCATTTTGTTAAAATTCCAAAACATGGCCTCATACATGAGCTATTTATAGCCTTtcaag ttaATCCTTTTGCACCAGGGTGGAAAGGTGCATGCAATGATTCTGCTGACTGTGAAGATATCACTAATCATAATATCCTCCAG gCAAGAGATCGGATAGAAGAATTTTTCCGGAGCCAAGCATATATTTACTACCACGACTTTAATAAAACTATACCAGCTATGCATTTTGTGGACCACAGTTTTCACGTAGTACGTATGGATAGCTGTCGTCCAGGCTTTGGAAAAAATGAAGGTCTACACAGTAATTGTGCTAGCTGTTGcggtaattataaaatataa
- the ZPBP2 gene encoding zona pellucida-binding protein 2 isoform X2, producing the protein MRAWVLLSAVLWYLTGVGGQRSSELTGNGLVYGKPGHPVKLYVKLHDNSPILVCMDFKRAKKEIVDPTYIWIGPNDKPLTGKLMVKDFLEASSGPYTCTLSYKTVKAETQEETIVKQRYDFMIFAYREPDYSYKMAVRFTTKSCEGKYNDLLFRVLKKILDNLMSDLSCHVIEPSYKCHFVKIPKHGLIHELFIAFQVNPFAPGWKGACNDSADCEDITNHNILQARDRIEEFFRSQAYIYYHDFNKTIPAMHFVDHSFHVVRMDSCRPGFGKNEGLHSNCASCCGNYKI; encoded by the exons ATGCGGGCGTGGGTCCTACTCTCCGCGGTGCTCTGGTACCTCACTGGAG TTGGAGGTCAGCGTTCTTCCGAACTCACGGGGAACGGCTTAGTTTACGGCAAGCCGGGACACCCAG tgaaattatatgtaaaattacaTGACAATAGCCCAATCCTTGTCTGTATGGATTTTAAACGTGCGAAAAAAGAAATAGTGGATCCTACCTACATATGGATTGGGCCTAATGACAAGCCATTAACAG GAAAGCTGATGGTGAAAGATTTTCTGGAGGCTTCGTCTGGACCTTACACATGCACTCTTTCTTATAAGACTGTCAAAGCAGAAACCCAGGAAGAAACAATAGTAAAGCAGAGATATGACTTTATGATCTTTG cctatcGGGAACCTGATTATTCATATAAGATGGCTGTACGTTTTACCACAAAGTCTTGTGAAGGAAAATATAATGACCTGCTTTTTAGAGTGCTGAAGAAAATCTTGGATAATTTAATGTCTGATTTGTCATGCCATGTCATAGAACCATCATATAAATGCCATTTTGTTAAAATTCCAAAACATGGCCTCATACATGAGCTATTTATAGCCTTtcaag ttaATCCTTTTGCACCAGGGTGGAAAGGTGCATGCAATGATTCTGCTGACTGTGAAGATATCACTAATCATAATATCCTCCAG gCAAGAGATCGGATAGAAGAATTTTTCCGGAGCCAAGCATATATTTACTACCACGACTTTAATAAAACTATACCAGCTATGCATTTTGTGGACCACAGTTTTCACGTAGTACGTATGGATAGCTGTCGTCCAGGCTTTGGAAAAAATGAAGGTCTACACAGTAATTGTGCTAGCTGTTGcggtaattataaaatataa